The genomic DNA CGTCGTGGCAGCAGCAGATCCGCAATCGCGGCCAGCTGCAGAACGAGTACAACCGGATCGCCCGGTGAGAGGGGAGGCAAGCATGCAACGATGGCTAGCCATGCTGGCGCTGTGCTGCGCCACGCTGGGTACCGGCAGCGCGCTGGCGCAGCAGGACGCGCCCGCCACCGCGCCGGCCGCCGCACCGCAGGTGCAGTCGGTCGACATCCTGAAACAGGACCAGGCCGAGCGCACCCGCGCCCAGCCGGGCAACGCGGCGCCCGTGTGGCGCACGGTGAACGCGGGCACGGAGAACTATTCGAGCCTGCCGTACCGCGAGGCCGGCGTGCTGATCCAGCAGAAAGTGCAGTACCCGGGCCAGGACCGGCCCGTCTCGGCGGGCGAGGCCTGGCGCCGTTTCCGCAACGGTCCGCTGCTGCACGTGGGCGGCTGGCTGTTCCTGGCGGCGATCGCCGCTTGCGCGGCGCTGTACTTCATCGCCGGTCCATTGAAGATCAAGGGACCGCTGACCGGTCGCCTGATCGAGCGCTTCACGCCGAGCGAGCGCCTGATCCACTGGTCCGTCGCGATCACGTTCGTGATCCTGATGCTGTCCGGCCTGACGATGGCGTTCGGGAAGTTCGTGCTGATGCCGCTGATCGGCCATGGCCTGTTCGGCTGGCTGACGTATGCACTGAAGACCGTGCACAACTTCGTCGGACCCTTGTTCGCCGTGTCGCTCGTGTGCATGATCGTCAAGTTCGCGCGCGACAACCTGCCGGTGATGGCGGACGTCAAGTGGCTGCTGTCGCTGGGCGGCGCCATCGGCGGCAAGCATCCGCATGCGGGCCGCTTCAACGGCGGCGAGAAGATCTGGTTCTGGGGCGGCGTGCTGGCGATGGGCGTGCTGGTGACGGCGTCCGGCTTCGTGCTGGACAAGATCGTGCCGGGCCTGGACTATACGCGCCACCTGATGCAGCTGTCCAACGTGCTGCACCTGGTGGCCGCCTCGCTGGTGATGGCCGCGTCGCTGGGCCATATCTACCTGGGCACGCTCGGCATGCAGGGCGCCTACCGTGCGATGCGCGACGGCTATGTGGACGACCAGTGGGCCAAGGAGCACCACGACCTGTGGTACGACGAGGTGGTGCGCGGCGACGTGCCGCGCGTACGCTCGCAGGAATCCGCGCCGGCCACCGCGCCGCGCACCGTTTGAGGAGAGAACGATGAAACGTAGTGTAATCAGCCTGTTGCTGCTGGCCTGCGCCACGCTGGCGCAGGCGAAGCTGCCGGCCCAGACGGAAGAGCAGAAGGCCGCCGCCGCGGCCGCGAAGGACAAGGCGGCATGGACCGACAAGGTCGCCGCCTTCCAACTGTGCAAGGCCCAGGACCGGGTGGCGGCGTATTATGCCAAGCACAAGGCCGACGGCAAGCCGCTGGCACCGACCGCCGTGCCGGCGTGCACCGATCCGGGTCCTTACGTGGCGCAGGTGGTGGCGCAGGCGCAGGTCGGCGTGGCCGATTCGAAGCCGGTGCCCGCCGCCGGCGCGGTGCAGCCAGGTTCGGTCGTACCGAAGAAATAGCAAGGGAACCAGCGCGATGTCGTACCGCCCCCAGTTGTCGAGCGCCAGCGCCGTGCTGACGCGTGAAGTCGAGGTGCTCGACGAGCGGGGCCGCGCGTCCGTCATCGCCATTCCCGCCGAGCGCCCGCTCACCGTCTATGTCGACAAGCGCGAGCTCGTCACCTTGATGACCTTGGGCGGCGCGCCGGAGGCGCTGACCCTGGGTTACCTGCGCAACCAGCGCCTCGTGACGGCGCTGGAGGACATCGTCTCGGTGCAGGTGGACTGGGAGGTGGACGCGGTGGCCGTGACGACCCGGAACGGCATCGCCAGCCTGGAACAGCGCACCGCACAAAAAGTCGTCACCACCGGCTGCGGCCAGGGCTCCGTATTCGGCGGGCTGATGGACGACGTCGACCGCATCGTGCTGCCGCCGCAAGCGCGGCTGGCGCAATCCACGCTGTACCGCATCGTCGACGCGGTACGCAATCATCCATCGATCTACAAGCAGGCCGGCTCCGTGCACGGCTGCGCCTTGTTCTCCGCCCGCGGCGAGATGCTCAGCTTTGTCGAAGACGTGGGCCGCCATAACGCGGTGGACGCGATCGCCGGCCAGATGTGGCTGGACGGCACCGAGGGCGCCGACAAGGTGTTCTATACCACCGGGCGGCTGACGTCCGAGATGGTCATCAAGGGGGCCCAGATGGGCATCCCGTTCCTGCTGTCCCGCTCGGGGACCACGCAGATGGGCCATATGGTGGCCGAGCGCATCGGCATGACCCTGCTGTCGCGCTGCACCGGCAAGCATTTCCTCTTGCTGACGGGGCAGGAGCGGCTCGTCTATGAGCCGGGCACGGCGGATGTGTTGCGCTATGCTTGAACTGCGTGCTTTCACTGGCACCGCGAAATAACACCGGTGTCAGGCACTCGCGCCAACGCGCGTGATCTCGAAACCGATGGGCGAAAAAAAACCCGCCGAAGCGGGTTTAGTGAAGCTAACTCAGCTGAAGATCAGCCCAGTTTGTTGTTGGCTTTGCGGCGAGCCGTGAAAGCCAGCATGCCCAGGCCCAGGCCCAGCATGGCGTAGGTGGTTGGCTCAGGAACAGCCGACACCAGGTTCAGGTTGCCAGCGTAGGAACCGCCTTTGCCGTTCAGCAGCGTGTTGCCGGTGACGGTGAAGCCGTAGTTGCCGGCGATCAGGTTAGCTTCTGGAGCGAAGGTGATGCCGCCGTCCAGATCGAAATCCGTTGCCAGGTTCGTACGCACGCCACCGACTTCCGAGAAGAAGGTGATGTCGGTGATACCGTAGTTGAACAGCTTGGCGGCGTCGATGCGGGTTTTGCCAGCGATCGCGGTACCGGTAGCCGTAGCGAACTCGTCCGAAACCGAGAACAGGAACGTATCGGTGTACGAACCGGCGGCTGCGTGGGTCAGGCCGAACGTTGCGTTGCCAGCGGCATCGAACGTCAGGGTCGTGTCTGCGGCGGCAACGCCGCTAGCCAGCAGGCCGGCGGACAGCAGGAGGGAACCGGCGACCTTGCTGAACAGTGCTTTTTTCATCTGAATTACCTTATTGGTTGTTAGGGGTTGGTGAAACTCGAATCTGGCTCAACTTCGGGCTATCTCGGGTATCCATCGTGACACAAGGTTACCCTTGGTGGCCCGACGTCTTAAAGAAATCATAACATAGCAATGCTAGAGTGCGCGTCCTGTTACAATTTATCATTGAAATATCGACAATTTTTTGTTGCATTGCGGAGTAAAATTCCCAGCAGCAAGAATATCCTATTGCATAGGGGAATTCAGTGTTTCCAAGGTGCTAGACCCCTTGAAGGGTTGATCGTTCGAAGATTGTGTCGCATCTTGCATGAAACTCTAGTACATTTTTTCCCTGGAAATATCGCGCGAGGCCTGTCGCTGATTACACCGTGCTGCGCTGTAACCATTGGTTACATTTGCGCCGCTCAGCTATCCATATGGGGCAAAAAAAAACCCGCCGAAGCGGGTTTCGGGAACTGGACCGCGCGTTCTGATCAGCCCAGCTTGTTGTTGGTCTTGCGACGGGCGGTGAAGGCCAGCAGGCCGATACCGACGCCCAGCATTGCATAGGTAGCTGGCTCCGGCACTGGCGACGTCACGTTCAGGTTGCCGGCATACGAGCCGCCGGTCGCACCGTTGATCGTGTTGCCGCTGATGGTGAAGCCGTAGTTACCGGCGCTCAGGCCTTCGACTGGATAGAACTCGATATGACCGTCGGACGTGAAGGCCGTTTCGAGGTTCGTCCGCACACCGCCCGTTTCCGAGAAGAACGTGATGTCGGTGATGCCGTAGTTGGCCAGGCGGGTACCGTCGATGTAAGTCTTGCCGACGACGGCGGTGCCGCTGATCCATGCTTGCGTGGCAGGGTCGACGGAGAACAGGAACGTGTCCGTGAACGTGCCCGCCGTGCTGTGCGTCATGCCGAACACCGCGTTGCCAGCGGCGTCGAAGGTCAGGGTTTCGTCTGCGGCTGCAACGCCGGAGGCGAGCAGACCAGCGGACAACAGGAGGGAGCCGGCTACCTTGCTAAAGAACGCTTTCTTCATTTGTATTACCCCTTGATTCGTTTGTTGTTACGAAAGTAGTAGCTTGACGTCAGCCGTTGCTTCCACAATACTTTCCCTGCCTGCAGAAAAAATAAGTTTACGCAACTGCTAACATTGTCAATATAACTCTGCGTGACGGCAAAATACTTTAGTAATGAAATGTGCTTGTTCACGCCAGGCCACGCGCTGCCACCCGTCCAGGGGCGCCGGTAAAAGATCAGCTAAAGTCAAGGTCAAAATTTTTCTTTTTTTCTGCAACGCGTCACATTGACGGAGGGCAAGTCCGTGCCGGCCTGCCGTTGCAGCCCATCTATAATGTACCGATGGATATACATTCCGACGACCTGAAAACCTTTGTCGCCGTAATCGACAGCGGTTCGCTCAGCGCGGCGGCCGTACACCTGGGCCAGACCACGTCCGGCGTCAGCCGTGCCTTGTCGCGGCTCGAGGACAAATTGCAGACCTCGCTGCTGACGCGCACCACCCGCCGCATGGAGCTGACGGAAGAGGGCCAGTTGTTCCTTGACCGGGCACGCCAGATCCTCGCCGCGCTGGAAGAGGTGGAGGAAAGCATCCGCATCCGCCGCCAGCGACCGGCCGGGCGCCTGTGCGTGGACGCGGCCTCGCCCTTCATGTTGCACTGCATCGTGCCGCACGTCGGAGAATTTCGCGCGCTGTTCCCGCAGATCCGGCTCGAGTTGACCAGCAACGACCAGATCGCGGACCTGATCGAGCACCGCACCGACATCGCGATCCGCATCGGCACCCTGCAGGATTCGACCTTGCACGCGCGTGCATTGCCGGCCAGTCCCTTGCACGTGCTGGCCAGTCCGGACTACCTGGCCCGCCACGGCACGCCGGCCGACCCGGGACAACTGGCGGCGCACACCTTGCTTGGTTT from Pseudoduganella armeniaca includes the following:
- a CDS encoding formate dehydrogenase subunit gamma, with amino-acid sequence MQRWLAMLALCCATLGTGSALAQQDAPATAPAAAPQVQSVDILKQDQAERTRAQPGNAAPVWRTVNAGTENYSSLPYREAGVLIQQKVQYPGQDRPVSAGEAWRRFRNGPLLHVGGWLFLAAIAACAALYFIAGPLKIKGPLTGRLIERFTPSERLIHWSVAITFVILMLSGLTMAFGKFVLMPLIGHGLFGWLTYALKTVHNFVGPLFAVSLVCMIVKFARDNLPVMADVKWLLSLGGAIGGKHPHAGRFNGGEKIWFWGGVLAMGVLVTASGFVLDKIVPGLDYTRHLMQLSNVLHLVAASLVMAASLGHIYLGTLGMQGAYRAMRDGYVDDQWAKEHHDLWYDEVVRGDVPRVRSQESAPATAPRTV
- a CDS encoding formate dehydrogenase accessory sulfurtransferase FdhD, translating into MSYRPQLSSASAVLTREVEVLDERGRASVIAIPAERPLTVYVDKRELVTLMTLGGAPEALTLGYLRNQRLVTALEDIVSVQVDWEVDAVAVTTRNGIASLEQRTAQKVVTTGCGQGSVFGGLMDDVDRIVLPPQARLAQSTLYRIVDAVRNHPSIYKQAGSVHGCALFSARGEMLSFVEDVGRHNAVDAIAGQMWLDGTEGADKVFYTTGRLTSEMVIKGAQMGIPFLLSRSGTTQMGHMVAERIGMTLLSRCTGKHFLLLTGQERLVYEPGTADVLRYA
- a CDS encoding FxDxF family PEP-CTERM protein, which gives rise to MKKALFSKVAGSLLLSAGLLASGVAAADTTLTFDAAGNATFGLTHAAAGSYTDTFLFSVSDEFATATGTAIAGKTRIDAAKLFNYGITDITFFSEVGGVRTNLATDFDLDGGITFAPEANLIAGNYGFTVTGNTLLNGKGGSYAGNLNLVSAVPEPTTYAMLGLGLGMLAFTARRKANNKLG
- a CDS encoding FxDxF family PEP-CTERM protein; protein product: MKKAFFSKVAGSLLLSAGLLASGVAAADETLTFDAAGNAVFGMTHSTAGTFTDTFLFSVDPATQAWISGTAVVGKTYIDGTRLANYGITDITFFSETGGVRTNLETAFTSDGHIEFYPVEGLSAGNYGFTISGNTINGATGGSYAGNLNVTSPVPEPATYAMLGVGIGLLAFTARRKTNNKLG
- a CDS encoding LysR family transcriptional regulator; this encodes MDIHSDDLKTFVAVIDSGSLSAAAVHLGQTTSGVSRALSRLEDKLQTSLLTRTTRRMELTEEGQLFLDRARQILAALEEVEESIRIRRQRPAGRLCVDAASPFMLHCIVPHVGEFRALFPQIRLELTSNDQIADLIEHRTDIAIRIGTLQDSTLHARALPASPLHVLASPDYLARHGTPADPGQLAAHTLLGFVQYEPGNAWPLRHADADALQVTPALAASSGETLRQLALAGQGIACLADFMTRADIAAGRLVPLLAAFNSGYRQQIHAVYYRNTQLAQRISCFLDFLQEKLRQHAP